The Arachis hypogaea cultivar Tifrunner chromosome 16, arahy.Tifrunner.gnm2.J5K5, whole genome shotgun sequence genome contains a region encoding:
- the LOC112754446 gene encoding uncharacterized protein: MATISDRVVSNLTVIYVAVIACMKVYGLACGQNLGGAFALLFFSSIFVALILLLALAWDLSRKAAYVFAASAAATNNHRSHKTCKGGICWHGVAVQSPASQVRFRLPHHLPTYPTF; the protein is encoded by the coding sequence ATGGCAACAATTAGCGACAGAGTGGTGAGCAACCTCACAGTCATCTATGTGGCAGTGATAGCATGTATGAAGGTGTACGGCCTTGCGTGTGGCCAAAACCTGGGAGGCGCTTTTGctctcctcttcttctcttccatCTTCGTGGCTCTCATCTTGCTGTTAGCACTCGCCTGGGACCTATCACGCAAGGCCGCGTATGTATTTGCCGCCTCGGCCGCTGCAACAAACAACCATCGTTCTCACAAGACATGTAAAGGAGGCATCTGCTGGCATGGTGTTGCCGTCCAATCACCCGCTTCTCAGGTCCGTTTCAGGCTCCCACACCATCTTCCCACTTATCCCACTTTCTAA
- the LOC140179798 gene encoding protein MAIN-LIKE 1-like: MADEQNLYRLNGVVHIAGAIANEAKQRWFWLDEPMVNAFIERWHPETHTFHMPFGECTVTLQDVAFQLGLPIDGRVVSGCLAEFENFMEGGRPAWEWFQELFGELPPPNKVKQMTVHFTWFYERFWALPEDATENTVCIYAHAYLMMLLSTQLFGDKSANRVHIRWLSFVANLDDMGRYSWGSAALAWLYQCMCQIVWEPYSSLDVFAVVHPEILTEEHSRL, from the exons ATGGCAGACGAACAGAACTTGTACCGACTGAATGGTGTTGTCCATATTGCCGGTGCCATTGCCAATGAG GCTAAACAGCGTTGGTTCTGGTTGGATGAGCCTATGGTTAATGCGTTCATTGAGAGGTGGCATCCCGAGACGCATACTTTTCATATGCCTTTTGGAGAGTGCACAGTGACACTGCAAGATGTGGCGTTTCAGCTTGGGTTGCCTATTGATGGGAGGGTTGTTAGTGGTTGCCTTGCAGAGTTTGAAAATTTCATGGAGGGTGGCCGACCAGCCTGGGAATGGTTTCAGGAGTTATTCGGTGAGCTGCCTCCACCGAATAAGGTCAAGCAGATGACCGTCCATTTCACATGGTTTTATGAGAGATTTTGGGCGTTGCCAGAAGATGCAACCGAGAATACTGTTTGCATATATGCACATGCCTACCTCATGATGTTGTTATCCACTCAGTTATTTGGGGACAAGAGTGCAAACCGGGTTCATATTCGGTGGTTGTCCTTTGTGGCGAATCTTGATGACATGGGAAGGTATAGTTGGGGATCTGCCGCGTTGGCATGGTTGTATCAATGCATGTGTCAG ATTGTATGGGAACCTTACTCCTCACTCGACGTATTTGCTGTGGTTCACCCTGAGATTCTTACGGAGGAGCATTCTCGGTTATAG